Below is a genomic region from Rhodococcus sp. WMMA185.
CCATCAGCAACGTTGCCGCGGCATATGCACCGAAGGTGTTGTAGTCGTCGGTGTAGCGAGAATGCACCAGCAGCGTCAGAGTCTGTGACACGCCCGGAAGTCCCGAGGACACCATGATCACCGCTCCGAACTCCCCCAACGCTCGCGCGACGGTGAGGATCACTCCATAGGTCAGGCCCCACCGGATGGCGGGCAGCGTGATCATCCGAAAGGTCTGCCACCGGTTGGCACCGAGCGTCGCGGCGGCCTGTTCCTGATCCTCTCCGATCTCGCGCAGGACTGGTTCGACCTCTCGTACCACGAACGGCAGGGTAACGAACAAGGTGGCGATGACCATGCCGGGAAGACTGAAGATCACCTTGAACCCCAGCGAATCCAGGCCACCGAACCACCCGTTGACACCCCAGAGCAGGATCAGCGAGACGCCTACCACGATCGGCGAGACGGCAAACGGAAGATCGACGACGGCCTGGACCAGCCCGCGACCGGGGAAGCGACCGCGAACCAAGGCCAAGGCCGTCACGACCCCGAAGACCACGTTGACCGGGACCACGATCGCCACGATCAGCAGCGACAGATTGAGCGCCGAAATCGCGGCCGGCGTACTGATCGATTCGTAGAACGCGACGATGCCGTTTTCGAAGGTGCGGAACAAGATGACGCCGATCGGCAACACCAGCAGTCCGAACAGATAGACCAGGGCGATCGTGCGCAGAGCGATCCGGGTGGGCGCCGACAGCTTCATACGGCCCGCTCCTCGCGACGCTGGGCCCGGCTCGACAGGAGCCGGAGGACGAACAACGTCATGAACGCGATGGCCAACAGGACCACCGACACAGCCGCAGCAGACGCGGGCCTGCCGATTTCGATCTGCTGCTGAATGTACTGAGACGCGACCTGGGTCTCCCGTGGGATGTTTCCGCCGATCAGAACGACGGATCCGTATTCGCCGATCGCGCGGGCGAACGCGAGCCCCGCACCGCTGATGATCGCCGGAATCAGTGTCGGCAGAACCACCTTGCGGAAGATCGTGACGTTGTCGGCTCCGAGCGAGGCCGCGGCCTCTTCCACTTCCCTGTCCACCTCGATCAGCACGGGCTGTACCGAGCGGACGACGAACGGCAACGTCACGAAAGCGAGCGCCACGATCAGCCCGGGCTGCGTCGCGTTCAGCTGAATCCCGATCGGGCTTTGCGGGCCGTAGAGGGACAGCAGCACGATGCTGGCCACGATCGTGGGCAGCGCGAACGGCAAATCGATCAGCGCGTTGACGATTCGTTTTCCAGGGAACTCGTCTCGCACCAGGACCCAGGCGATCAGCGTGCCCATAATTGCGTTCACCACGGCCACCACCACCGAAACGAACACTGTCACACGCAGCGAAGCGAGCGCCGCCGGGCTGGTGATCGCGTCCACAAAGCCGCTGATGCCGTCGCCGAACGACGCGACGGTGAGCGCGGCGAGAGGCAGGACCACCATGACGCTCAGCCACAGCGTCGCGATGCCGATCCCCAATGGTCCGACCGCTCCGGTGACCCGGGCGACCTTTCTCCGGGCGGGTGGGACGGGAGGGGCCGACGGCGCGATGTCGCGGTCGCCGGTCATCGTCTGTATCTCGCTCACTTCGGTCTTACCTGGTTGCATTGTCGTAGATCATGGCGATCGACCCGGAATCCTCGGCGAACAACTCGGAGTCGACCGCTGACCAACCGCCGAAATCGGCGATAGTCCACAGCTTGGTCGGCTCCGGGAACTTTTCGGCGAACTCTGACTTCACTGCGGGATCGACCGGGCGGAACCCTGCCTCTGCCCACAGCCTCTGCGCCTCTGGCGTGTACAGGAAGTCTTTGAACGCCACGGCCTTCTCGAGATTCTTGCTGTTCGCCAGCACCGCGACCGGATTCTCGATCTTGAAGGTGGTCGGAGGAGTCACATACTCGATGGGTTCGCCGTGCTCCTCGAGGAACAGGGCCTCGTTCTCGTAGCTGATGAGTACATCACCCGTGCCCTGCAGAAACGCCTCGGACGCGGCACGCCCCGAAGCCGGCTGAATCCTCATGTGATCGTTCACGAGCGAGGTGATGTACGCAAGGCCCGCGTCCGGATCCTCTCCGCCGTTGCTCTTCGCGGCGTAGGGGGCGAGCAGATCCCACTTCGCGGACCCGGAACTGAACGGGTTGGGGGCCACGACCTCCACACCGGGGCGCAGCAGGTCGTCCCAGTCACGGATGTTCTTGGGGTTGTCTTCCCGTACGACCAGGGTGACGACCGAACCGAACGGAACCCCGTTGTATGCATCCTGGTCCCAGCTCTTGTCGACCAGCCCGAAGTCGACGAGTCGAGTGATGTCGGGTTCGACGGAAAAGTTGACGACGTCGGCTTCGGCACCGTCGGTCACCTTGCGCGATTGGTCACCGGAGGCGCCGTACGACGGCTGGACTTTCACGCCCTCGCCCTCCTCGGTTGCGTCGAACGCGGGGAATATCTTGTCGAAGCCCGGCTTCGGCACTGCGTACGCGTACAGGTTGATCGTGCCCGCGCTGCCGTCCCCTCCTGCCGCTTCGCCACCGACGGTATCGCTCGTGCCGCCGGCGCACGCGGCCAGCGTCACTGCTCCGACCGTCATGAGGGCCGCGAAGTAACGACGAGAACAGCGCCGCATGGGAGATACCTTCCTGAAAATTGGGTGTGTACGAAGAACAGCGAGGAGTTTCCGCAGATGCATCTCGTGCGGCTGGGGGTCCTGGGGCGCACGTGTCCGCTCGTGGAACGGGCGCGAACACAAGTGTGCGCAGCACCGCTCGGAGCTGCAAGAGACGTGCGAAGGGAGATCAGCAACAGTCGATATCGGCGACTGCAAGCATGCCGACCGCGATCAACGCCAATTCGTGGCGGATCTGGTGTACAGCGGCTTCAGACACGCCGAGAACTTTATCAGAGGCCGGATCAACCACTCGAATCGAACAGAACTACCTAGGTGAGCAGCCAGGCCACGATCACAAGGACGATGAGCGCGAGCAGCGCGAGAGTGACGCGTGAGCGTGGCATCAGGGTTCCTCCACCTTCGAAACGTCCCTCCTGAGCAGGACGAAGACTGCGGCCAGGCCGCGATCGAGCAGCCACGCCGCTACCCGGCACACCGGCACCATCACCAGCAGCACGAGGGCAACCTGTGGAACGAACGGAAGCCCGGTGATCCACAGCTCGAAGCCGTCCCACCAACTCGCTATGCGGTCCACCGGCCCACCTTATCCTCACCCGACACGCCTTGGCCGAACAGGTAGACGTCGAGGCGGAAGCGGCAGATGATGAGCAGATGGTGTCCATTGCTGCACACTCCTCTGACAGGGCCCACCGGACCGGCCATCGCCACCGTTCCTTTCCTCCGATCGACGACTACGCCTTCCTGTCGGATTGCGAAACCACCTGCCTGATTGCCCGCAACGGATCGGTCGAATGGATGTGCATTCCGCGACCGGACTCCCCCAGCATCTTCGGCGCCGTCCTCGACCGCAGCGCAGGCCATTTCCGGATCGGACCCTACGGGCAGAACGTGCCCTCGGCCCGGCGTTATCTTCCCGGAGGACTGATCGTCGAAACCACATGGCAGACCGAGACGGGGTGGCTCATCGTGCGCGACGCCCTGGTACTCGGTCCGTGGCACAACGTCGAAGAGCGCTCCCATTCCCACCGCCGCACCCCCACCGACTGGGACGCCGAGCATGTCCTGCTGCGCACGGTGAAGTGCGTCAACGGAACCGTCGAACTCGAAATGAGCTGCGAACCTGCTTTCGACTATCACCGGGGAACTGCGAAATGGGAGTACACCGGCAAGGTCTACGAGGAGGCCACGGCCATCTGCAGGTCCAGCAGTCCGGACAACCACCCGACCCTGAAGCTGACCACGAACATGCGGATCGGCTTGGAAGGGCGGGAGGCGCGCGCCCGAACTCGGATGGTCGAAGGTGACGACGTGTTCGTGGCGCTGTCGTGGTCCCACATGCCGGCGCCGCAGACCTTCGACGAAGCCGCCGACAAGATGTGGCAGACGGCGAAGTGCTGGCGCGAATGGATCACCATCGGCCGATTCCCGGACCACAAATGGCGCGGCCACCTGCAGCGCAGTGCCCTGACGCTCAAGGGGTTGACCTACACTCCAACGGGCGCACTCCTCGCGGCACCGACGACGTCCCTACCGGAAGCGCCTGGCGGCGAAAGGAACTGGGACTACCGCTACGCTTGGGTTCGCGATTCGACGTTCGCGCTGTGGGGGCTCTACAGCCTCGGGCTCGACCGAGAGGCCAACAACTTCTTCTCCTTCCTCTACGACGTGTCGACCGCCGATGACGGCCACCACCATCCGCTTCAGGTGATGTATGGCGCGGGCGGCGAACACACCCTCGAGGAGTCGGAACTGGCCCACCTCTCCGGGTACGACGGAGCCCGACCGGTTCGGATCGGCAATGGTGCGTACAACCAGGTCCAGCACGACATCTGGGGAACGATCCTCGATTCGGTCTACCTGCACGTGAGAACTCGGGAACGCGTCCCGGAGACGCTGTGGCCGATGCTCAAGCGTCAAGTCGAGGAGGCGGCCAAGAATTGGCGGCACCCGGACCGTGGGATCTGGGAAGTACGTGGCGAGCCACAGCACTTCACATCGTCGAAGATCATGTGCTGGGTGGCTCTCGACCGAGGGGCGAAACTTGCCGAACTCCAGGGTGAGACGAGTTACGCGCAACAGTGGTCCGAACTGGCCGACGAGATCAAAGAAGATATCCTCGAGCACGGCGTCGACGCCCGCGGGGTACTCACCCAGCGGTACGGCAGCGACGATCTCGACGCGTCCCTGCTCCTCGCCCCCCTGCTCCGGTTCCTACCCGCCGACGACCCTCGCATCCGCACCACCGTGCTCGCCATCGCGGACGAGTTGACCGAGAACGGACTCGTGCTGCGCTACCGGGTAGAGACCACCGACGACGGCCTGTCCGGAAAGGAGGGCACCTTCACGATCTGCTCGTTCTGGCTGGTATCGGCTCTCGTCGAGATCGGTGAACTCGACCGAGCCAAGCAGCTGTGTGATCGGCTCCTAGGATTCGCGAGCCCCCTCGAGCTGTACGCCGAAGAGATCGACTCCGACTCCGGTCGGCACCTCGGCAATTTCCCTCAGGCGTTCACCCACCTCGCGCTGATCAACGCCGTATTGCACGTCATCCGCGCCGAGGAAGCCGAAGCAGGCACGTTTCAGCCTGCGCACAGCGCCATCTGATCAACGCTGGGTCAACTGTTGCCGTGGTGGTTCGCGCGGACTAGTCGACGAAGCGGCGCAACAACCGTTCCGCGTCGGCCGCGATCTGCCGAACCACCACACCGGCCGGCCGCTCCGACGCGACGAGGCCCGCAGCCTCTCCGGCGTACACGACACCGAGGTCAGGATTGCCGGGGTCGTACGCGGCGACGAGTTCCTCCTCGGGTGCGTCGCTGCCGTGCCAGCGCGAGGTGAACTCGTTGCTCAGTGCCCGTCCACCCCATCGCTGTGGCCACGGTTGTCTTCGCGCCTGATCGAACACCGAGGTGTATACGGTGTCGGTGCTTTGAGCGGCCACGACCCTGCTCCGGGCATACTCGGGTCCGATCGTCTCGGGACTGGCCAGGAGAGCAGTCCCGATCATCGCACCCTCGGCGCCTGCGGCGAGAACGGCTGCGAGACCTCGTCCCGTCGCAATGCCACCGGCCGCCACCACCGGAAGCTCGGTGGCTTCGAGAACCTCCTGAAGCAGTGGCAACGTTGCGATCTTTCCGGTGTGTCCACCGGCTTCGCCGCCCTGGGCAATAACGAAGTCGACCCCCGCCGCTTCGACCACGCGCAAATCCTCGACCGTGTTCACCTGCGACCCGACGAGGGCGCCGGTGTCACGGACCCGGTCGACGAACGGTGCGGGATCACCGAACGAGAGCAACACGACCCGCGGGATCTGCGCCAGCGCCGCGTCGAGAAGAGCGTCGTTGTCGGTGAGCGACCACGTCATGAGCCCGATGCCGAGATCGCTTCCGCCGATTCTCCGGGCTGTCGCCGTCTCGTCGGTGATCCACTCCGGGCTCGCGTATCGTGCGGCACCGAGTAATCCCAGTCCGCCCGCCTTCGTCACCTCTCCGACGAGGGTGCCGCCCGCGCGCCCGCCCATCGGTGCCCCGAGGATCGGCACCGTGAGTCCGAGTGTCCGCGTGAGCCATGTCTCCAAAGCCACCTGCCGCACCTACTTTCAGTCAGAGCGATCGGAGAGAAGCGGGATTTCGGGGACCGCCACCAGTGGCGCTATTTCTTGGGTTTGTCCCCGACAGCTTCGGAGGAGAGCGCGGCTACGAAGGCTTCCTGAGGAACCTCCACGCGACCGATGGTCTTCATGCGCTTCTTCCCCTCCTTCTGCTTCTCGAGCAGCTTGCGCTTACGGCTGATATCGCCGCCGTAGCACTTGGCGAGTACGTCTTTGCGAATGGCGCGGATGTTCTCGCGTGAGATGATCTTCGACCCGATTGCCGCCTGGATCGGCACCTCGAATTGCTGCCGGGGAATGAGCTCACGCAACTTCGACGTCATCCGGCCACCGTAGGTGGCTGCCGCGGAGCGATGCACGATCGACGAGAATGCGTCGACGGCCTCACCCTGCAACAAGATGTCAACCTTCACCAGGTCCGCGAGCTGCTCACCCGACTCCTCGTAGTCAAGGCTCGCGTAGCCCTTCGTCCGAGACTTCAGGGCGTCGAAGAAGTCGAACATGATTTCGCCCATAGGCATCTCGTACCGCAATTCGACGCGGGTCTCGGACAGGTAGTCCATACCCCCGAGCTCGCCACGGCGGTTCTGGCACAGTTCCATGATCGCGCCGACGAACTCGCTCGGCGCGATGACGGTGCACTTGACCATCGGTTCGTAGACCTCGCGCGACTTGCCCTCGGGCCAGTACGACGGGTTGGTGACCACGTGCTCGCTGCCATCCTCCATCACCACCCGGTACACCACGTTCGGTGAGGTCGAGATCAGTTCGAGCCCGAACTCGCGTTGGAGCCGGTCGCGGGTGATCTCCATGTGCAGCAGGCCGAGGAACCCGCAGCGGAACCCGAACCCGAGCGCCACGGACGTCTCCGGTTCGTAGGCGAGTGCGGCGTCGTTGAGCCGCAGCTTGTCGAGCGCGTCACGCAGCACCGGGTAGTCGGACCCGTCGAGCGGGTAAAGGCCCGAATAGACCATCGGCTTGGGGTCGCGGTAGCCCACGAGAGGCTCCTCGGCTCCGCCGCGCGCCGAGGTGACGGTGTCACCGACTCGCGACTGCCGCACGTCCTTCACCCCGGTGATGAGGTACCCCACCTCGCCGACGCCGAGACCGATGCTGGGCTTCGGCTCGGGCGAGATGATGCCGACCTCGATGAGATCGTGGGTGGCTCCCGACGACATCATGGTGATCTTCTCGCGAGGAGAGATCCGGCCGTCCACCACTCGCACATAGGTGACCACACCGCGGTAGGCGTCGTACACCGAGTCGAAGATCATGGCCCTTGCCGGGGCGTCGGGATCGCCGACCGGCGAAGGGACTTGCCGTACGACCTCGTCGAGTAGCTCCTTCACGCCCACGCCGGTCTTGCCGGACACACGCAGCACGTCACCGGGTTCGCAGCCGGTGATGTGCGCGATCTCCTCGGCGTACCGATCGGGATCCGCGGCGGGAAGGTCGATCTTGTTGAGCACCGGGATGATGGTGAGGTCCTTCTCCATCGCCAGGTACAGGTTCGCGAGCGTCTGCGCCTCGATACCTTGCGCGGCATCGACCAGCAGCACCGCCCCTTCACATGCCTCGAGCGCTCGGGAGACCTCGTACGTGAAGTCGACGTGCCCCGGGGTGTCGATGAGGTGGATCACGAATTCCTCGTCGTCCACCTTCCATGGGAGCCGGACGTTCTGCGCCTTGATCGTGATCCCGCGCTCGCGCTCGATATCCATGCGGTCGAGGTACTGGGCGCGCATCTGCCGCTCCTCGACCACACCGGTGAGTTGAAGCATGCGGTCGGCCAGCGTCGACTTGCCGTGATCGATGTGCGCGATGATGCAGAAATTCCGGATCCTTGCCGGATCCGTGAACGTCTTGTCGGCGAAGCTGCTGATGGGGAACCCCTAACCTGGACCGGCACCGGCCCGGGCCGGGCCGCTGTCACCGCTCAGGATATCCAATTCGCGGACCCGACCCCGCCCAGTACCCCCGCCTGCCCGCAATCCTTTGGTCGCGATGGCATAGACCACATGCCATCAGCGGCGCGGCAGCGCTCGCAAGGGTTCGCTGAGTTCGTTGGAGAAGAACTCGAAGAACGCATCCACGTCCAAACCGGCGTTCATCAGTGTCAGATGATCGATGCCGGCATCGACGTGAGCGCGCGCAGCCTCGAGGTGCTGCTCGGCATCCGGCCCGCATGTTATCGCCTCACGGACATCGTCGAGGCTGACGGAGGACAGTACTTCCTCGAAGTCAGCCGTGTTCTTCCTTTCCGCCAGGACATTCCATCCCAGTAGGCCGAACCTCAGCATTCGGTGCGCTATTTCGACCGCGGTGTGCTCGTCCCGCGCCCACGACAACGGCAACGATGCATACTTCGGCCCGGATCCACCGGCCTTCGCGTAGCCCTCCAGTAGTTCGGGGTTCGGCCCGGCCATGAAGAGACCGTCGCCGAGTTCCGCGGCGAGTGCGACGGATGCCGGACCGCCGACCGCCACCGCGATCGTGGGAAGCACATCGGGAAGGTCGTAGACGCGCGCCTCGTCGAGGGTGAGGTGCTTGCCCTCATAGGACTGATATCCACCAGACCACAACAGGCGGATGATCTCGATGGATTCGCGCAACATCTGATGCCGGACGCGCACCGGCGGCCAGTCACCACCGACCACGTGCTCGTTGAGCCGTTCCCCGGACCCGACCCCCAGAGTGAAGCGGCCCTCACTGAGGATCGCCGTGGTCGCCGCAGCCTGCGCGATGATCGCGGGGTGAATACGGAACGAGGGACAGGTGACGCCTGTGACCAGACCGATCGTGTTCGTTTTCGCGGCCGCAGCGCCCAGCATCGCCCACACGAACCCCGAATGTCCTTGGCTGTACAGCCAAGGATGATAGTGGTCGCTCAGCTCCACGAAATCGAAGCCGGCTCGCTCCGCCTCAACCGCCTGTCGAACGATCTCACTCGGATCGAAGGCTTCGGTCACCAACTTGAATCCGACATGCATGGTTCACTCCTCTCGACACGCTCCCGGAAGCGTTCCCCGAATAGAGCGATTTCACACTCGAGGAGGCCAGGGGCGTCGCCACTCCCGGAATGCCGGGTGCTGCGACGACCACTGGACACCTGTGCCGAGTAGGGATGATTCGGCGTTCAGTACCCCAATTCGTCCGCGATCATTTCTGCGATGGCCTGCATACCCCGCTCGTTGAAGTGGGCCGGCTGGGCCTCCGAGGTCGGGATCAGGCCCTCGAACCACTTGTCCTCGGGTGCGGCGCACGGATCGTGTTCGCCGTCGACGGTGGCCTTCCCGATATCGATGTAGTGCGCGCCGTACTTCTGCGCCGCATCGACATACACCTGATTGAATCGCTCGAAGTAGGTGACAAGCCACTGTGCGTCGGCATCGGAGTACGGAATCGACGGCCAGCAACCGCGATTGCCCACGGCCCCGCCGTGCCCGACGATCACGATCTCGGCGTTCGGCGCCTTCTCCGCAATCGCCCCGATCACCCGATCCACCTCGGGCGCCACCTTCGCGATGCCGTCGACCGCCTTCTGTTCGACGTCAGGGTTGTTCCGGCAGTTGCGATCGCCATCCGGGGTCAAGGATGCACAACTCTCTCGGGTGATCACGACGTGATTCGATTCCACCCCACCGATGCTGATCGTGACGAGGTCGGTCTCCGGCCGCAAGGCCTCCAACTGTGGAGGCGCAACCGTGGGACCCACCCGCTGCGGAGTGTCGATGACGTTCTCGACCTGCGCGGCGATGCACGAGACATCGGTGAAAGTTTCGGCGTCGATGATCCGGGCCAGCTTGGAACCATAGTTCTGGTCCGAGCGCATGCAGAAGTCGGTATGCGAGGGCGTATTGATGAACGGTCCGGCCGCTCGTGAATCACCAAGGGCTACATAGTCGAGCCCGTCGCTCCGGTTGTCCGCGCCGGCACCGCCGGTCATCGCCACCGTCGACGCCACCACAGTGCAGACGACCACCGCTCCCCGCGCCCACCATGAACTCGTCATCCCCGTACCCGATCTCTTCAACGAACTTCCGCCCCCTTCGGCGATTGCGCCACGTAGCGGCACATCAGATTCCATTTCGCGCCTACTAAACTCGCCATATGGCAAGCACGTGGAGCGGCTTCTCACGAACAATCGGCCGAATCGTACGGGACCGGGGCCCCGAGTTGCTCCAGCGGCTACAGAAGTCCGATGCACTCGACCGTGTGGCCGGTGTCCTCACCGGCTCGAGGGCCGCCGCGCCGCAGTCCACCCCCGGCCGTCCGGTCAGCTCGAACGCCTCGCCGACCGCCCAGAGGGCCCGGAAGGTCGAATATGCCCCCGATCTCGACGGTCGCGCCGATCCCGGTGAGATCGTCTGGACCTGGACCACATACGAGGAAGACCCGAGTCAGGGCAAAGACCGCCCCGTCCTCGTCGTCGGGCGCGACGGCGACATACTGCTCGGGCTGATGCTGTCCTCGCAAAGCCGACGCGACGGCGATCGGGACTGGATCGCAATCGGCTCGGGCTCGTGGGACTCACAAGGCCGTCCGAGCTGGATCCGCCTCGACCGCGTGCTCGACGTGCCCGAGGAAGGGATTCGCCGCGAGGGAGCGATCTTGGATAGGGACAAGTTCGAGGCTGTCGCAAAACGCCTTCGGGCGGACTTCAGTTGGCGATGAGCCCCGATATCCGAAGTCCCTTACGGGCCGGCATTCTCAGCGGGAGCCCAGATCTTCGGCGATCATGTCGGCGATCGCGGTCATCGCGAGCTCATTGGGATGGGCCGGCTCTGCCGGGGACTGTGGGAGTAGTCCCTCGAACCAACGCTCTCCGAGGGGCGCGCAGGCGTCGTGTCCGCCTGCCACAGCCGACGTCGCGATGTCGATGTAGTGAACCCCATACTGTTCCGCCGCATCGACGTAGATCTGATTGAAACGTTCGAAATACCCGTTCAACCAGACCGCGTCCGCATCCGACACCGGGATGTTGGGCCAGCATCCGCTCAATCCGACGGAACCGCCGTGGCCGATGACGTAGACCTCCGCCTGCGGGGCTTTCTCGACAATGGCAGCCACCACGGCATCGACCTGAGGAGCCATCCGCTCGATACCCTCGACCGCAAGTTGCTCCGCCAGCGGATTGTCCCGACAGCGGGCATCGGCGCCGGGGTTGATCGCCCCACAGAGCAGCGATACCGGCAGGTGGTTGGAACCGCCCCCACCGATGCTCAGCGTCACGAGGTCGGTGTCCGTGCTGAGGAACTCGATCTGCGGCGGAGCTATGCGTGTCCCGACGAATTGCGGGGTGTCGATCACATGGCTCGGCTTCGCCGCCGAACAGGTGACGTCCGTGAAGCTGGTGACGCCGATCCGGGCCGCCAGTTTGGCCGGGTAGTTCACCTCCGGCGAGCGGAGGCAAAGATCCTGGTGAGTAGAGGGGTCAATGAGAGGCCCGGAAGCCCTCGAGTCACCCAATGCCACGTAGTTCAGACTGTCCTGCGACGCGTCCTCCTCTGCCGAGGCGGTCACGGGTAGCGCCGTGAGTGCGAGAACCGCACATGCCAAAATCCCGGCCCG
It encodes:
- the cysW gene encoding sulfate ABC transporter permease subunit CysW; the encoded protein is MKLSAPTRIALRTIALVYLFGLLVLPIGVILFRTFENGIVAFYESISTPAAISALNLSLLIVAIVVPVNVVFGVVTALALVRGRFPGRGLVQAVVDLPFAVSPIVVGVSLILLWGVNGWFGGLDSLGFKVIFSLPGMVIATLFVTLPFVVREVEPVLREIGEDQEQAAATLGANRWQTFRMITLPAIRWGLTYGVILTVARALGEFGAVIMVSSGLPGVSQTLTLLVHSRYTDDYNTFGAYAAATLLMGIALITLLLMTLLDRKRSTT
- the cysT gene encoding sulfate ABC transporter permease subunit CysT, which codes for MTGDRDIAPSAPPVPPARRKVARVTGAVGPLGIGIATLWLSVMVVLPLAALTVASFGDGISGFVDAITSPAALASLRVTVFVSVVVAVVNAIMGTLIAWVLVRDEFPGKRIVNALIDLPFALPTIVASIVLLSLYGPQSPIGIQLNATQPGLIVALAFVTLPFVVRSVQPVLIEVDREVEEAAASLGADNVTIFRKVVLPTLIPAIISGAGLAFARAIGEYGSVVLIGGNIPRETQVASQYIQQQIEIGRPASAAAVSVVLLAIAFMTLFVLRLLSSRAQRREERAV
- a CDS encoding sulfate ABC transporter substrate-binding protein, which gives rise to MRRCSRRYFAALMTVGAVTLAACAGGTSDTVGGEAAGGDGSAGTINLYAYAVPKPGFDKIFPAFDATEEGEGVKVQPSYGASGDQSRKVTDGAEADVVNFSVEPDITRLVDFGLVDKSWDQDAYNGVPFGSVVTLVVREDNPKNIRDWDDLLRPGVEVVAPNPFSSGSAKWDLLAPYAAKSNGGEDPDAGLAYITSLVNDHMRIQPASGRAASEAFLQGTGDVLISYENEALFLEEHGEPIEYVTPPTTFKIENPVAVLANSKNLEKAVAFKDFLYTPEAQRLWAEAGFRPVDPAVKSEFAEKFPEPTKLWTIADFGGWSAVDSELFAEDSGSIAMIYDNATR
- a CDS encoding Ms4533A family Cys-rich leader peptide, with the protein product MSEAAVHQIRHELALIAVGMLAVADIDCC
- a CDS encoding glycoside hydrolase family 15 protein, which translates into the protein MVSIAAHSSDRAHRTGHRHRSFPPIDDYAFLSDCETTCLIARNGSVEWMCIPRPDSPSIFGAVLDRSAGHFRIGPYGQNVPSARRYLPGGLIVETTWQTETGWLIVRDALVLGPWHNVEERSHSHRRTPTDWDAEHVLLRTVKCVNGTVELEMSCEPAFDYHRGTAKWEYTGKVYEEATAICRSSSPDNHPTLKLTTNMRIGLEGREARARTRMVEGDDVFVALSWSHMPAPQTFDEAADKMWQTAKCWREWITIGRFPDHKWRGHLQRSALTLKGLTYTPTGALLAAPTTSLPEAPGGERNWDYRYAWVRDSTFALWGLYSLGLDREANNFFSFLYDVSTADDGHHHPLQVMYGAGGEHTLEESELAHLSGYDGARPVRIGNGAYNQVQHDIWGTILDSVYLHVRTRERVPETLWPMLKRQVEEAAKNWRHPDRGIWEVRGEPQHFTSSKIMCWVALDRGAKLAELQGETSYAQQWSELADEIKEDILEHGVDARGVLTQRYGSDDLDASLLLAPLLRFLPADDPRIRTTVLAIADELTENGLVLRYRVETTDDGLSGKEGTFTICSFWLVSALVEIGELDRAKQLCDRLLGFASPLELYAEEIDSDSGRHLGNFPQAFTHLALINAVLHVIRAEEAEAGTFQPAHSAI
- a CDS encoding NAD(P)H-dependent flavin oxidoreductase → MALETWLTRTLGLTVPILGAPMGGRAGGTLVGEVTKAGGLGLLGAARYASPEWITDETATARRIGGSDLGIGLMTWSLTDNDALLDAALAQIPRVVLLSFGDPAPFVDRVRDTGALVGSQVNTVEDLRVVEAAGVDFVIAQGGEAGGHTGKIATLPLLQEVLEATELPVVAAGGIATGRGLAAVLAAGAEGAMIGTALLASPETIGPEYARSRVVAAQSTDTVYTSVFDQARRQPWPQRWGGRALSNEFTSRWHGSDAPEEELVAAYDPGNPDLGVVYAGEAAGLVASERPAGVVVRQIAADAERLLRRFVD
- the lepA gene encoding translation elongation factor 4, with product MSSFADKTFTDPARIRNFCIIAHIDHGKSTLADRMLQLTGVVEERQMRAQYLDRMDIERERGITIKAQNVRLPWKVDDEEFVIHLIDTPGHVDFTYEVSRALEACEGAVLLVDAAQGIEAQTLANLYLAMEKDLTIIPVLNKIDLPAADPDRYAEEIAHITGCEPGDVLRVSGKTGVGVKELLDEVVRQVPSPVGDPDAPARAMIFDSVYDAYRGVVTYVRVVDGRISPREKITMMSSGATHDLIEVGIISPEPKPSIGLGVGEVGYLITGVKDVRQSRVGDTVTSARGGAEEPLVGYRDPKPMVYSGLYPLDGSDYPVLRDALDKLRLNDAALAYEPETSVALGFGFRCGFLGLLHMEITRDRLQREFGLELISTSPNVVYRVVMEDGSEHVVTNPSYWPEGKSREVYEPMVKCTVIAPSEFVGAIMELCQNRRGELGGMDYLSETRVELRYEMPMGEIMFDFFDALKSRTKGYASLDYEESGEQLADLVKVDILLQGEAVDAFSSIVHRSAAATYGGRMTSKLRELIPRQQFEVPIQAAIGSKIISRENIRAIRKDVLAKCYGGDISRKRKLLEKQKEGKKRMKTIGRVEVPQEAFVAALSSEAVGDKPKK
- a CDS encoding TIGR03557 family F420-dependent LLM class oxidoreductase, whose amino-acid sequence is MHVGFKLVTEAFDPSEIVRQAVEAERAGFDFVELSDHYHPWLYSQGHSGFVWAMLGAAAAKTNTIGLVTGVTCPSFRIHPAIIAQAAATTAILSEGRFTLGVGSGERLNEHVVGGDWPPVRVRHQMLRESIEIIRLLWSGGYQSYEGKHLTLDEARVYDLPDVLPTIAVAVGGPASVALAAELGDGLFMAGPNPELLEGYAKAGGSGPKYASLPLSWARDEHTAVEIAHRMLRFGLLGWNVLAERKNTADFEEVLSSVSLDDVREAITCGPDAEQHLEAARAHVDAGIDHLTLMNAGLDVDAFFEFFSNELSEPLRALPRR
- a CDS encoding SGNH/GDSL hydrolase family protein yields the protein MESDVPLRGAIAEGGGSSLKRSGTGMTSSWWARGAVVVCTVVASTVAMTGGAGADNRSDGLDYVALGDSRAAGPFINTPSHTDFCMRSDQNYGSKLARIIDAETFTDVSCIAAQVENVIDTPQRVGPTVAPPQLEALRPETDLVTISIGGVESNHVVITRESCASLTPDGDRNCRNNPDVEQKAVDGIAKVAPEVDRVIGAIAEKAPNAEIVIVGHGGAVGNRGCWPSIPYSDADAQWLVTYFERFNQVYVDAAQKYGAHYIDIGKATVDGEHDPCAAPEDKWFEGLIPTSEAQPAHFNERGMQAIAEMIADELGY
- a CDS encoding type II toxin-antitoxin system PemK/MazF family toxin, which translates into the protein MASTWSGFSRTIGRIVRDRGPELLQRLQKSDALDRVAGVLTGSRAAAPQSTPGRPVSSNASPTAQRARKVEYAPDLDGRADPGEIVWTWTTYEEDPSQGKDRPVLVVGRDGDILLGLMLSSQSRRDGDRDWIAIGSGSWDSQGRPSWIRLDRVLDVPEEGIRREGAILDRDKFEAVAKRLRADFSWR